One window of Nocardia sp. NBC_00508 genomic DNA carries:
- a CDS encoding DUF397 domain-containing protein: protein MIDLSGAKWFKSSRSQGAKDCVEVAHLSGSMVGVRDSKDASGPVLVFTPSEWDAFTAGVQDGEFHRR from the coding sequence GTGATCGACCTATCCGGGGCGAAGTGGTTCAAGAGTAGCCGGAGCCAGGGGGCCAAGGACTGTGTGGAGGTAGCTCACCTGAGCGGGAGCATGGTCGGCGTGCGCGATAGCAAGGACGCATCCGGCCCAGTCCTGGTGTTCACGCCAAGCGAGTGGGATGCCTTCACCGCTGGCGTGCAAGACGGCGAGTTCCACCGCCGGTAA
- a CDS encoding lysophospholipid acyltransferase family protein, which yields MSDARSASGARHSGAADSADPVLSDGAPLSVSLSDTDLRLIDTLLGPLRAWTSPRFYGLENIPAEGPVLLVGNHNLMGGIDAPMLLPEVLRRRGRLIRGLAENVLINVPGVRHLLHYFGAVRGSRSNCLALLRRGEAVMVFPGGGREAVRRKNEKYVLKWEGRSGFAHMAIEAGAPIVPVAMIGVDDAYDIVVDGNHPLLRPLRWTVEALGLSRELTPPLIRGVGPTVIPRPERFYFSAGAPIDPAPWREADDKHAAATEFRDVVRKALEEEMKFLFAERERDEGRTLVGRLRGWLKR from the coding sequence ATGTCGGACGCCCGCTCCGCTTCCGGTGCTCGCCATTCCGGCGCCGCGGACAGCGCTGATCCGGTACTCAGCGACGGTGCGCCGCTGTCGGTTTCGCTGAGCGACACCGATCTGCGGCTGATCGACACCCTGCTCGGGCCACTGCGCGCGTGGACCAGCCCGCGCTTCTACGGCTTGGAGAACATCCCTGCCGAGGGGCCGGTGCTGCTGGTCGGCAACCACAATCTGATGGGTGGCATAGACGCCCCGATGCTGCTGCCCGAGGTGCTGCGCCGCCGCGGGCGCCTCATCCGCGGTCTCGCAGAGAACGTCCTGATCAACGTCCCCGGCGTGCGTCACCTGCTGCACTACTTCGGTGCGGTGCGCGGAAGCAGGTCCAACTGCCTGGCTTTGCTCCGGCGCGGCGAGGCCGTCATGGTGTTCCCCGGCGGCGGTCGCGAGGCGGTCCGCCGCAAGAACGAGAAGTACGTGCTGAAGTGGGAGGGTCGTAGCGGCTTCGCGCACATGGCGATCGAGGCGGGCGCCCCGATCGTCCCGGTCGCGATGATCGGCGTCGACGACGCCTACGACATCGTGGTCGACGGCAACCATCCGCTCCTGCGCCCGCTGCGCTGGACCGTGGAGGCACTCGGGCTCAGTCGTGAGCTCACCCCTCCGCTGATCCGCGGCGTCGGCCCCACCGTCATCCCGCGGCCGGAGCGTTTCTACTTCTCCGCAGGCGCCCCGATCGACCCGGCGCCCTGGCGCGAAGCCGACGATAAGCACGCGGCCGCGACGGAATTCCGCGACGTCGTGCGCAAGGCGCTGGAGGAGGAGATGAAGTTCCTCTTCGCCGAACGGGAGCGCGACGAAGGCCGCACCCTGGTGGGGCGTCTGCGTGGTTGGCTGAAACGCTGA
- a CDS encoding Rv2732c family membrane protein, with product MTTRPDDEGDAARRGGVEPASGDDERGTSAETPEQAGKSASAAGDERNEDSVSSVESASDFEQFRDDLDAVERRIAGEIDPGVRAMVVAGAVFLLLVSLVLPHAGAARGFDVLLNTDVARIEHIGLPSRVFVWFIAVFGIGFSTLALMTRRWVLAWIAVAGSAVASVFGVLSIWHRQTPGLGNYVGAGPGFGLILGAIVAIVLTFHWVRVVWSRTALHLAAEEQRRNAAASAEERDRRRLTGES from the coding sequence ATGACCACCAGGCCGGACGACGAGGGCGACGCCGCGCGCCGCGGCGGGGTCGAACCCGCGTCCGGCGACGACGAGCGCGGCACGTCTGCGGAGACCCCGGAACAGGCCGGGAAATCCGCGAGCGCCGCCGGAGACGAACGAAACGAGGACTCAGTGAGCTCGGTCGAGAGCGCCAGCGACTTCGAACAATTCCGGGACGATCTCGATGCTGTCGAGCGCAGGATCGCGGGGGAGATCGACCCCGGCGTGCGCGCCATGGTGGTGGCCGGAGCCGTGTTCCTGCTGCTGGTGTCGCTGGTCTTGCCGCATGCGGGCGCGGCACGCGGGTTCGACGTGCTGTTGAACACCGACGTCGCGCGCATCGAGCACATCGGGCTGCCCTCGCGGGTCTTCGTCTGGTTCATCGCGGTCTTCGGCATCGGATTCTCGACGTTGGCGCTGATGACCCGCCGCTGGGTGCTGGCCTGGATCGCCGTCGCGGGCAGCGCTGTCGCCAGCGTGTTCGGCGTCCTTTCGATCTGGCACCGCCAGACCCCCGGGCTGGGCAACTATGTCGGCGCCGGCCCCGGCTTCGGCCTGATCCTCGGCGCCATCGTCGCGATCGTGCTCACCTTCCACTGGGTGCGCGTGGTGTGGAGCCGCACCGCACTGCACTTGGCCGCCGAAGAGCAGCGCCGCAACGCCGCCGCATCCGCGGAGGAACGCGATCGCCGCCGCCTCACCGGCGAATCCTGA
- a CDS encoding amino acid ABC transporter ATP-binding protein, with translation MISIRSVDKHFGDLHVLRDINLEVPKGQVVIVLGPSGSGKSTLCRTINRLEPIDSGDIAIDGVPLPAEGRALAALRADVGMVFQSFNLFAHKTIVENVMLAPIKVRKIKKDAARTRAMELLDRVGIANQADKYPAQLSGGQQQRVAIARALAMNPKVMLFDEPTSALDPEMVNEVLEVMVSLAKEGMTMLVVTHEMGFARRAGNRVLFMADGQVVEDAPPDAFFTAPKSDRAKDFLGKILSH, from the coding sequence ATGATCTCGATTCGCAGTGTGGATAAACACTTCGGCGACCTGCATGTACTCCGGGACATCAACCTCGAGGTTCCCAAGGGACAGGTCGTCATCGTGCTGGGCCCCTCGGGTTCCGGTAAATCGACGCTGTGCCGCACCATCAACCGACTGGAACCGATCGACTCCGGCGACATCGCCATCGACGGTGTCCCGTTGCCCGCCGAGGGCCGCGCGCTCGCCGCGCTGCGCGCCGACGTGGGCATGGTGTTCCAATCGTTCAACCTTTTCGCGCACAAGACGATCGTGGAGAACGTCATGCTCGCGCCGATCAAGGTCCGCAAGATCAAGAAGGACGCTGCCCGCACCAGGGCCATGGAACTGCTCGACCGGGTCGGCATCGCCAACCAGGCCGACAAGTACCCGGCCCAGCTCTCCGGCGGGCAGCAGCAGCGCGTCGCGATCGCCCGCGCGCTGGCGATGAACCCGAAGGTGATGCTGTTCGACGAGCCGACCTCCGCCTTGGACCCGGAGATGGTCAACGAGGTGCTCGAGGTGATGGTGTCGCTGGCCAAGGAGGGGATGACCATGCTGGTCGTCACCCACGAGATGGGGTTCGCCCGCCGCGCCGGGAACCGGGTGCTGTTCATGGCCGACGGCCAGGTGGTAGAGGACGCGCCGCCGGACGCCTTTTTCACCGCCCCGAAGTCCGACCGCGCCAAGGACTTCTTGGGCAAGATCTTGAGCCACTGA
- the dapF gene encoding diaminopimelate epimerase: MEFTKGHGTQNDFVVLPDPRAELALTPAQVAALCDRQRGLGADGVLRVARAGALEAAGVLARIPEGVGREDWFMDYRNADGSVAEMCGNGVRVFAHYLAVSGLETRDSYVVGSRAGARPVTVHAADAVAGDVTVGMGPVRELGASTATIAGWALSGIGIDVGNPHLACVDPGMSAEALAKLDLSVSPGFDPDLFPHGVNIEIVTALDAERSVDMRVYERGVGETRSCGTGTVAAAAAALAADGFRIAEDTGRVTVRVPGGAVTVGLERGSAWLRGPSVLVATGRLAGAWWDGL; this comes from the coding sequence ATCGAGTTCACCAAGGGGCACGGCACCCAGAACGATTTCGTGGTGCTGCCGGACCCGCGCGCCGAGCTGGCGCTGACTCCGGCGCAGGTCGCCGCGCTGTGTGATCGTCAGCGCGGGCTCGGCGCGGACGGCGTGCTGCGGGTCGCGCGCGCCGGTGCGCTCGAGGCCGCGGGTGTGCTCGCGCGGATCCCGGAGGGCGTCGGCCGCGAGGACTGGTTCATGGACTACCGCAACGCCGACGGATCGGTCGCCGAGATGTGCGGCAACGGTGTGCGCGTCTTCGCCCACTATCTGGCGGTATCGGGGCTGGAGACCCGCGACAGCTACGTTGTCGGCAGCCGAGCCGGGGCGCGTCCGGTGACGGTGCACGCCGCGGACGCGGTGGCCGGCGACGTCACCGTCGGTATGGGGCCGGTGCGCGAACTCGGCGCATCCACCGCGACGATCGCGGGCTGGGCGCTGTCCGGGATCGGCATCGACGTCGGTAACCCGCACCTGGCCTGCGTCGATCCAGGGATGTCCGCGGAGGCGCTGGCCAAGCTGGACCTGAGCGTGTCGCCCGGCTTCGATCCCGACCTGTTCCCGCACGGGGTGAACATCGAGATCGTCACCGCGCTGGACGCCGAGCGCTCGGTCGACATGCGCGTCTACGAGCGCGGCGTCGGCGAAACGCGGTCCTGCGGCACCGGCACCGTCGCCGCGGCCGCCGCCGCGCTGGCCGCGGACGGTTTCCGGATCGCCGAGGACACCGGACGGGTGACCGTCCGGGTGCCCGGCGGGGCGGTGACCGTCGGACTGGAGCGCGGCTCGGCGTGGCTGCGCGGGCCGTCGGTCCTGGTGGCCACCGGACGCCTCGCCGGAGCCTGGTGGGACGGCTTGTGA
- a CDS encoding acyl-CoA dehydrogenase family protein — MERTLFEPEHELFRESFRKFLDQHVAPNHAQWEEQGIVDRAVWLEAGKQGFLGMAMPEQYGGGGVQDFRYNAIVDEESVRGQYSGLGFALHNDVIAPYLLELANDEQKQRWLPGFCSGEIITAIAMTEPGTGSDLQGIKTRAVRDGDDWILNGAKTFITNGINSDIVIVVAQTDPDKGAMGFSLLVVERGMPGFERGRNLDKLGLKAQDTAELSFTDVRVPNANLLGTEGMGFLHLMHNLPQERLSIAVMAAGAMESCLDMTIQYVRDRTAFGKPIGAQQNTRFVLAELATKTTAVRLMVDKFIELLNEGKLTAEDAAMAKWWSTEEQLDLINRCLQLHGGYGYMKEYPIAKAYMDARVQTIYGGTTEIMKEIIGRSLKLS, encoded by the coding sequence GTGGAGCGCACACTGTTCGAACCCGAACATGAGCTGTTCCGGGAGTCGTTCCGCAAGTTTCTCGATCAACACGTCGCGCCGAACCACGCGCAGTGGGAAGAGCAGGGCATCGTCGACCGTGCGGTCTGGCTCGAGGCGGGTAAACAGGGATTCCTCGGCATGGCCATGCCGGAGCAGTACGGCGGCGGCGGAGTGCAGGATTTCCGCTACAACGCCATCGTCGACGAGGAGTCGGTGCGCGGGCAGTACTCCGGTCTGGGCTTCGCGCTGCACAACGATGTGATCGCGCCTTACCTGCTGGAGCTGGCCAACGACGAGCAGAAGCAGCGGTGGCTGCCTGGCTTCTGTTCCGGCGAGATCATCACCGCGATCGCGATGACCGAGCCCGGCACCGGTTCGGACCTGCAGGGCATCAAGACCCGCGCGGTGCGCGACGGCGACGACTGGATCCTCAACGGCGCCAAGACCTTCATCACCAACGGCATCAACTCCGACATCGTGATCGTGGTCGCGCAGACCGACCCGGACAAGGGCGCGATGGGTTTCAGCCTGCTCGTGGTCGAGCGCGGCATGCCCGGCTTCGAGCGCGGCCGCAACCTGGACAAGCTCGGCCTCAAGGCACAGGACACCGCCGAGCTGAGCTTCACCGACGTGCGCGTGCCCAACGCGAACCTCCTCGGCACCGAGGGCATGGGTTTCCTCCACCTCATGCACAACCTGCCGCAGGAACGTCTGTCGATCGCCGTCATGGCGGCCGGGGCGATGGAGTCCTGCCTGGACATGACCATCCAGTACGTCCGCGACCGCACGGCGTTCGGCAAGCCCATCGGCGCCCAGCAGAACACCCGCTTCGTGCTGGCCGAACTGGCCACCAAGACCACCGCGGTGCGGCTGATGGTGGACAAGTTCATCGAACTGCTCAACGAGGGCAAGCTCACCGCCGAGGACGCCGCCATGGCCAAGTGGTGGAGCACCGAAGAACAACTCGACCTGATCAACCGCTGCCTGCAACTGCACGGCGGCTACGGCTACATGAAGGAATACCCGATCGCCAAGGCCTACATGGACGCCCGCGTCCAGACCATCTACGGCGGCACCACCGAGATCATGAAGGAAATCATCGGGCGCAGTTTGAAACTGTCCTGA
- a CDS encoding DUF349 domain-containing protein, translating into MTDSNGTAKASPGKMPRSSGVPKPGSSTQPPKPHAVKPAPGPAQQHPHPVVVPTVSDPSVWGRVDEDGTAWVKTAEGEHQVGSWQAGDAAEGLAHFGRRFDDLATEVALLEARLAAGADARKTKAAAMALAESLPTAAVIGDIDGLARRLQAIAEHSEEAAAHAKEEKERARHEHTERKEALAAEAEKIAAESTQWKAAGDRLREILEEWKSIRGVDRKVDDALWKRYSKAREAFNRRRGAHFAELDRERAAAKVRKEELCVRAEELSGSTDWVTTAGVFRDLLAEWKAAGRAPREADEALWRRFKSAQDVFFAARNAAVSERDAEFEQNASAKEELLSAYANIDPSAGLDAARSALRELQDKWDAIGKVPRERMQELEGKLRAIEKRVRDAADAQWRRTDPEAMARAAQFRERVAQFEEQAAKAQAAGNVRDAEKALEQAKQWREWAEAAEGAVSNL; encoded by the coding sequence ATGACCGACAGCAACGGAACCGCGAAAGCCAGCCCCGGCAAGATGCCGCGCTCTTCCGGTGTCCCGAAACCCGGTAGCTCGACTCAACCACCCAAGCCGCACGCGGTCAAACCCGCCCCGGGCCCGGCCCAGCAGCACCCGCACCCCGTTGTCGTGCCCACCGTCTCCGATCCCAGCGTGTGGGGCCGGGTCGACGAGGACGGCACCGCGTGGGTGAAAACCGCCGAGGGCGAACACCAGGTCGGCTCCTGGCAAGCCGGTGACGCCGCCGAGGGCCTGGCCCACTTCGGCCGCCGGTTCGACGACCTGGCCACCGAGGTCGCCCTGCTGGAGGCCAGGCTGGCGGCGGGCGCGGACGCCCGCAAGACCAAGGCCGCCGCGATGGCGCTGGCCGAATCGCTGCCGACCGCCGCCGTCATCGGCGACATCGATGGCTTGGCCCGCCGTCTGCAGGCCATCGCCGAACACTCCGAGGAAGCGGCCGCGCACGCCAAGGAGGAGAAGGAGCGCGCCCGCCACGAGCACACCGAGCGCAAGGAGGCGCTGGCCGCCGAGGCGGAGAAGATCGCCGCCGAGTCCACCCAGTGGAAGGCCGCGGGCGATCGGCTGCGCGAGATCCTCGAGGAGTGGAAGTCCATCCGGGGGGTGGACCGCAAGGTCGACGACGCGCTGTGGAAGCGCTACTCCAAGGCGCGCGAGGCATTCAACCGCCGCCGCGGCGCGCACTTCGCCGAACTGGACCGCGAACGCGCCGCCGCGAAGGTACGCAAGGAGGAACTGTGCGTGCGGGCCGAGGAGCTGTCCGGGTCCACCGACTGGGTGACCACTGCGGGCGTCTTCCGTGACCTGCTCGCCGAATGGAAGGCCGCCGGCCGTGCCCCGCGCGAGGCCGACGAGGCGCTGTGGCGGCGCTTCAAGAGCGCGCAGGACGTCTTCTTCGCCGCGCGCAACGCCGCCGTCTCCGAGCGCGACGCCGAGTTCGAGCAGAACGCGTCGGCGAAAGAGGAACTGCTGAGCGCCTACGCGAACATCGACCCGTCCGCCGGCCTGGACGCCGCCCGCAGCGCGCTGCGCGAACTCCAGGACAAGTGGGACGCCATCGGCAAGGTGCCCCGCGAGCGCATGCAGGAACTGGAGGGCAAGCTGCGAGCGATCGAGAAGCGGGTCCGCGACGCCGCCGACGCGCAGTGGCGGCGCACCGACCCGGAGGCGATGGCACGCGCCGCCCAGTTCCGGGAGCGCGTGGCGCAATTCGAGGAACAGGCCGCCAAGGCGCAGGCCGCAGGCAACGTCCGCGACGCGGAGAAGGCGCTGGAGCAGGCCAAGCAGTGGCGCGAGTGGGCCGAGGCCGCCGAGGGCGCCGTCAGCAACCTCTAG
- the miaB gene encoding tRNA (N6-isopentenyl adenosine(37)-C2)-methylthiotransferase MiaB: MNVHDSERLSGLLEDAGYVKAAPGATADLVVFNTCAVRENADNKLYGTLGHLAPVKAGRPGMQIAVGGCLAQKDRDVVVRKAPWVDVVFGTHNIGSLPVLLERARHNRQAQVEILESLEAFPSTLPAKRESAYAGWVSISVGCNNTCTFCIVPALRGKEVDRRPGDVLAEVQALVDQGVLEVTLLGQNVNSYGASFADPAEPRDRGAFAKLLRACGTIDGLERVRFTSPHPAEFTDDVIEAMAATPNICPQLHMPLQSGSDRVLKAMRRSYRKARYLGIIEKVRAAMPHAAITTDIIVGFPGETEEDFQETLDVVRRARFTSAFTFQYSKRPGTPAADMPDQLPKAVVQERYDRLIVLQEEISLAANHELVGTEVELLVAEGAGKKNAATARMSGRARDGRLVHFRPGGTAEPIRPGDLVTVDITGAAPHHLIADAGIKTHRRTRAGDAHERGVTPKTAPIGVGLGLPRIGAPAPEPAAAGCSTGCGA; this comes from the coding sequence ATGAACGTGCACGATTCCGAACGCTTGTCGGGCCTGCTGGAGGACGCGGGATACGTGAAGGCCGCGCCCGGCGCGACGGCCGACCTCGTCGTGTTCAACACCTGCGCGGTGCGTGAGAACGCCGACAACAAGCTCTACGGCACGCTCGGCCACCTGGCGCCGGTCAAAGCGGGCCGTCCCGGCATGCAGATCGCCGTCGGCGGCTGTCTGGCGCAGAAGGACCGCGACGTCGTGGTGCGCAAGGCGCCTTGGGTGGATGTGGTGTTCGGCACACACAACATCGGCTCGCTGCCGGTGCTGCTGGAGCGGGCGCGGCACAACCGGCAAGCCCAGGTGGAGATCCTGGAGTCGCTGGAGGCGTTCCCGTCCACCCTGCCCGCCAAGCGCGAGTCCGCCTACGCGGGGTGGGTCTCCATCTCGGTCGGCTGCAACAACACCTGCACCTTCTGCATCGTGCCCGCGCTGCGCGGCAAGGAGGTCGACCGCCGTCCCGGTGATGTGCTCGCCGAGGTGCAGGCGCTGGTCGACCAGGGCGTGCTCGAGGTGACCCTGCTCGGCCAGAACGTGAACTCCTATGGCGCGTCGTTCGCCGACCCGGCCGAGCCACGCGACCGCGGCGCGTTCGCCAAGCTGCTGCGCGCTTGCGGGACCATCGACGGCTTGGAGCGGGTCCGTTTCACTTCGCCGCACCCGGCCGAGTTCACCGATGACGTGATCGAGGCGATGGCCGCGACCCCGAATATCTGCCCGCAGCTGCACATGCCACTGCAGTCGGGTTCGGACCGGGTGCTCAAGGCCATGCGGCGCTCCTACCGCAAGGCTCGCTACCTGGGGATCATCGAGAAGGTGCGTGCCGCGATGCCGCACGCGGCGATCACCACCGACATCATCGTCGGCTTCCCCGGCGAGACCGAAGAGGACTTCCAGGAGACCTTGGACGTGGTCCGGCGGGCGCGCTTCACCAGCGCGTTCACCTTCCAGTACTCCAAGCGGCCCGGTACCCCCGCCGCTGACATGCCCGATCAGCTCCCCAAGGCCGTCGTGCAGGAGCGCTACGACCGGCTGATCGTGCTGCAGGAGGAGATCTCCCTGGCCGCCAACCATGAGCTGGTCGGTACCGAGGTGGAGCTGCTGGTTGCCGAGGGGGCGGGCAAGAAGAACGCCGCGACCGCCAGGATGAGCGGACGCGCCCGCGACGGCAGGCTGGTGCACTTCCGCCCCGGCGGCACCGCCGAGCCGATCCGCCCCGGCGATCTGGTCACCGTCGACATCACCGGCGCGGCCCCGCATCATCTGATCGCCGACGCCGGGATCAAGACGCACCGCCGCACCCGCGCCGGTGACGCGCACGAGCGCGGCGTCACGCCGAAGACAGCCCCCATCGGCGTCGGTCTCGGCCTGCCGCGTATCGGTGCGCCCGCCCCTGAACCGGCGGCCGCGGGCTGCTCCACCGGCTGCGGCGCATGA
- a CDS encoding TrmH family RNA methyltransferase, whose translation MTRRVSTRNASVQVWQAYLNNRTKRHRDGRFLVQGVRPITQAVANNWPLETLLYRLGGPELSSWARELLDTSAVPQVGLVPELIAELGEKSTGIPELVAVAMSRQPELETFEPGEPGEDAPVVVVFDRPNSPGNLGTLVRSADAFGACGVIVTGHGADQYDPQAVRASTGSLFAVPVIRAAGPAQVLEFRNRQMRRGIPTRIVGTDEHGHRAAYDYDFTDATILVVGNETSGMSAAWQAACDDMVHIPMGGTASSLGAPSAAAVALYEISRQRRAFAK comes from the coding sequence GTGACCCGACGTGTGAGCACACGCAACGCTTCCGTCCAGGTGTGGCAGGCCTATCTGAACAACCGCACCAAGCGCCATCGGGACGGCCGGTTCCTGGTGCAGGGAGTCCGTCCGATCACCCAGGCCGTGGCCAACAACTGGCCGCTGGAGACGCTGCTGTATCGCCTCGGTGGCCCCGAGCTGTCGAGCTGGGCGCGCGAATTGCTGGACACCAGCGCGGTGCCGCAGGTCGGGCTGGTGCCCGAGTTGATCGCTGAACTCGGCGAAAAGTCCACTGGCATACCGGAACTGGTGGCCGTCGCGATGTCGCGGCAGCCGGAGCTGGAGACCTTCGAGCCGGGCGAGCCGGGGGAGGACGCGCCGGTGGTCGTGGTGTTCGACCGACCCAACTCGCCGGGCAATCTGGGCACGCTGGTCCGCTCGGCCGACGCCTTCGGAGCCTGTGGCGTCATCGTCACCGGGCACGGCGCCGACCAGTACGACCCGCAGGCCGTCCGCGCCTCCACGGGATCGCTGTTCGCCGTGCCGGTGATCCGCGCGGCCGGGCCCGCCCAGGTGCTCGAGTTCCGCAACCGGCAGATGCGCCGCGGCATTCCGACCCGGATCGTCGGCACCGACGAGCACGGTCACCGCGCCGCCTACGACTACGACTTCACCGACGCGACGATCCTGGTCGTCGGCAACGAGACCAGCGGGATGAGCGCGGCCTGGCAGGCGGCCTGCGACGATATGGTGCACATCCCGATGGGCGGCACGGCCAGTTCACTGGGAGCGCCGTCGGCGGCCGCGGTGGCACTCTACGAAATTTCCCGGCAGCGCCGGGCGTTTGCGAAGTGA
- the miaA gene encoding tRNA (adenosine(37)-N6)-dimethylallyltransferase MiaA, with product MTDSGITPIAVVGPTATGKSDLALDLAERLGGEIVNIDAMQLYRGMDVGTAKLPVAQRRGIPHHQLDVLEVTDTASVAAYQATASADVAAIMGRGRAPVIVGGSMMYVQALLDQWDFPATDPAVRARWEALLAEHGVEAVHAALREADPAAAATILPTDGRRMVRALEVVELTGRPFAASAPTIGQPRWGTVIIGVDRETAALDARIEQRTAAMFAGGLVEEVRGLIERGLREGVTARRAIGYAQVLAYLDNEYDLNHAQERTLIGTRRYVRRQRSWFRRDPRVHWVDGAAPDLPATALALLDEKEKERTPQ from the coding sequence GTGACGGATTCCGGCATCACTCCCATCGCCGTCGTCGGCCCCACCGCCACCGGCAAGTCCGACCTCGCCCTGGACTTGGCCGAACGGCTCGGCGGCGAGATCGTGAACATCGACGCGATGCAGCTCTACCGCGGCATGGACGTCGGCACCGCGAAACTGCCCGTCGCGCAGCGGCGCGGCATCCCGCACCACCAACTCGACGTGCTCGAGGTGACCGACACCGCGTCCGTGGCCGCCTACCAGGCGACCGCGAGCGCGGACGTCGCCGCGATCATGGGGCGTGGGCGGGCGCCGGTCATCGTGGGCGGCTCGATGATGTACGTCCAGGCGCTGCTGGACCAGTGGGACTTCCCGGCCACCGATCCGGCCGTGCGGGCGCGCTGGGAAGCGCTGCTCGCCGAGCATGGTGTCGAGGCGGTGCACGCGGCGCTGCGCGAGGCCGATCCGGCGGCCGCGGCCACCATCCTGCCCACCGACGGACGCCGTATGGTGCGTGCGCTCGAGGTCGTGGAACTCACCGGTCGGCCGTTCGCCGCCTCGGCGCCGACGATCGGGCAGCCGCGCTGGGGCACGGTCATCATCGGCGTCGACCGGGAGACCGCGGCACTGGACGCGCGTATCGAGCAGCGCACCGCCGCGATGTTCGCGGGCGGCCTGGTCGAGGAGGTGCGCGGCCTGATCGAGCGCGGTCTGCGCGAGGGTGTCACGGCCCGGCGTGCCATCGGCTACGCACAAGTCCTGGCCTACCTGGACAACGAATACGACCTGAACCACGCGCAGGAACGCACACTGATCGGCACCCGGCGCTACGTGCGCAGGCAGCGATCCTGGTTCCGGCGCGATCCCAGGGTGCACTGGGTGGACGGCGCCGCACCCGATCTGCCGGCGACGGCGCTGGCCCTGCTCGACGAGAAAGAGAAAGAACGGACTCCGCAGTGA
- the hflX gene encoding GTPase HflX, whose protein sequence is MRRSGWSADPTVGELQLDERSSLRRVAGLSTELTDITEVEYRQLRLERVVLVGVWTAGTAAQAEASMAELAALAETAGSQVLEALIQRRDRPDPATYIGSGKADELRTVVLETGADTVICDGELTPAQLTALEKVVKVKVIDRTALILDIFAQHATSREGKAQVSLAQMEYMLPRLRGWGESMSRQAGGRAGSNGGVGLRGPGETKIETDRRRIRERMAKLRREIREMKTARDTMRARRTSSGIPSVAIVGYTNAGKSSLMNALTGSGVLVQDALFATLDPTTRRAELDDGREVVFTDTVGFVRHLPTQLVEAFRSTLEEVTGADLLLHVVDGSDALPAEQIKAVREVITDVIKESGTPPPPELLVVNKLDAVGPTDLTHLRALVPDGSFVSVHRGLGIDALRERLAEMLGGLDVEISVLLPYTRGDLLARIHADGRILSSSHEEGGTRVRARVPHALAAAVSEYAHAGTDGAGENGEHVSP, encoded by the coding sequence ATGCGGCGGTCGGGCTGGTCGGCCGATCCGACCGTGGGTGAGCTCCAGCTGGACGAGCGCAGCTCGCTGCGCCGCGTGGCGGGCCTGTCCACCGAGCTCACCGACATCACCGAGGTCGAGTACCGGCAGCTGCGCCTGGAGCGCGTCGTGCTGGTCGGTGTCTGGACCGCGGGGACCGCCGCGCAGGCGGAGGCGAGCATGGCCGAGCTGGCGGCGCTGGCCGAGACCGCGGGTTCGCAGGTGCTGGAGGCGCTGATCCAGCGTCGCGACCGGCCGGATCCGGCCACCTACATCGGCTCCGGCAAGGCCGACGAGCTGCGCACTGTGGTGCTGGAAACCGGCGCCGACACCGTGATCTGCGACGGCGAGCTGACCCCTGCTCAGCTGACCGCGCTGGAGAAGGTCGTCAAGGTGAAAGTGATCGACCGGACCGCGCTGATCCTGGACATCTTCGCCCAGCACGCCACCTCCCGGGAGGGCAAGGCGCAGGTCTCGCTGGCCCAGATGGAATACATGCTGCCGCGATTGCGCGGTTGGGGTGAGTCCATGTCCCGTCAGGCCGGTGGCCGAGCGGGCAGCAACGGCGGTGTGGGTCTGCGTGGCCCCGGTGAGACCAAGATCGAAACCGATCGCCGGCGCATCCGCGAACGGATGGCCAAGCTGCGCCGCGAGATCCGGGAGATGAAGACCGCGCGCGACACCATGCGGGCACGCCGCACCTCCAGCGGCATTCCGTCGGTGGCGATCGTCGGCTACACCAACGCGGGCAAGTCGAGCCTGATGAACGCCCTCACCGGCTCCGGCGTGCTGGTGCAGGACGCGCTGTTCGCCACCCTGGACCCGACCACCCGCCGGGCCGAGCTCGACGACGGCCGCGAGGTCGTCTTCACCGACACCGTGGGCTTCGTTCGCCACCTGCCGACCCAGCTGGTCGAGGCGTTCCGCTCCACCCTGGAGGAGGTGACCGGCGCCGACCTGCTGCTGCACGTGGTGGACGGCTCCGATGCGCTGCCCGCCGAGCAGATCAAGGCCGTGCGCGAGGTGATCACCGATGTGATCAAGGAATCCGGCACGCCGCCCCCGCCGGAACTGCTGGTGGTCAACAAGCTCGACGCGGTCGGTCCGACCGACCTCACCCACCTGCGCGCGCTGGTGCCCGACGGATCCTTCGTCTCCGTGCACCGCGGGCTTGGCATCGACGCGCTGCGGGAGCGGCTCGCCGAGATGCTCGGCGGACTGGACGTGGAGATCAGTGTGCTGCTGCCGTATACGCGCGGCGACCTGCTGGCTCGCATCCACGCCGACGGTCGCATCCTGAGTTCCAGCCATGAGGAGGGCGGCACCCGGGTTCGCGCGCGCGTCCCGCACGCCCTCGCCGCCGCGGTGTCCGAGTACGCGCACGCGGGCACGGACGGTGCGGGGGAGAACGGCGAGCACGTCTCCCCGTAG